One window of Phoenix dactylifera cultivar Barhee BC4 chromosome 5, palm_55x_up_171113_PBpolish2nd_filt_p, whole genome shotgun sequence genomic DNA carries:
- the LOC103712205 gene encoding salt tolerance receptor-like cytoplasmic kinase 1 yields the protein MDFLLVVGLASAALVLSLALLSLAYITMLRRYRIPCCGGCRDPDLELGHHAGARVADSPDHEPELEPVKGEPAPCRFEWREIEFLTGNFTSSAVIGEGGSSTVYLAALPSPSSSLAALKVLRSSERLHRAFRLELDVLLRLRHPHIVRLLGFCDDREEGVLVFEYVPNGTLHEKLHGGGGAVLPWARRVAVAYQVAQALDYLHERCDLHIVHGDIKASNVLLGEGLDAKLCDFGFAGMGFSAAVLPSSTRSANPMMGSPGYVDPHYLRSGIVSKKSDVYSFGVLLLELITGIEAFCSEREQLLTAVMGPALRDTESGPGEMVDPRLNREYVAEEAAAMAALAALCVGENPSLRPSMAEVLRIMGEKASSSISTVDSKSKGKLDM from the exons TGTTACGCAGGTACAGGATACCGTGCTGCGGGGGCTGCCGTGACCCTGACCTGGAGCTGGGCCACCACGCCGGTGCTCGCGTCGCCGACAGCCCCGACCACGAACCAGAGCTCGAACCGGTTAAGGGCGAACCCGCCCCCTGCCGGTTCGAGTGGCGCGAGATCGAGTTCCTCACCGGTAACTTCACCTCCTCCGCCGTCATTGGCGAGGGCGGCTCCAGCACCGTCTACCTCGCCGCCCTCccctccccttcctcctccctcgcCGCACTCAAGGTCCTTCGCTCCAGCGAGCGCCTCCACCGCGCCTTCCGCCTGGAGCTCGacgtcctcctccgcctccgccaCCCCCACATCGTCCGCCTCCTCGGCTTCTGCGACGACCGGG AGGAAGGGGTTCTGGTGTTCGAGTACGTCCCCAACGGAACCCTCCACGAGAAGCTCCACGGAGGCGGCGGCGCCGTGCTGCCGTGGGCCCGGCGGGTGGCGGTCGCGTACCAGGTGGCCCAGGCGCTGGATTACCTCCACGAGCGCTGCGACCTCCACATCGTCCACGGCGACATCAAGGCTTCCAACGTTCTCCTGGGTGAAGGCTTAGACGCTAAGCTCTGTGACTTTGGGTTCGCCGGGATGGGGTTCTCGGCCGCGGTCCTGCCGTCCTCGACCCGGTCCGCCAACCCCATGATGGGCTCCCCGGGCTACGTCGACCCCCACTACCTCCGGTCCGGAATCGTCTCCAAAAAGAGCGACGTGTATAGCTTCGGTGTACTTCTTTTGGAGTTGATCACGGGAATCGAGGCCTTCTGTTCGGAGAGGGAACAGCTGTTGACGGCTGTGATGGGCCCGGCGCTGCGGGACACGGAAAGTGGGCCGGGGGAGATGGTCGACCCCAGATTAAACCGAGAGTACGTCGCGGAGGAGGCCGCGGCGATGGCCGCCCTCGCCGCGCTCTGCGTCGGGGAGAACCCGAGCCTGCGGCCGTCAATGGCGGAGGTACTGCGGATCATGGGCGAGAAGGCGTCTTCGTCGATCTCGACCGTTGATTCCAAATCGAAAGGCAAACTGGATATGTAA